From the genome of Chelmon rostratus isolate fCheRos1 chromosome 1, fCheRos1.pri, whole genome shotgun sequence, one region includes:
- the ppm1g gene encoding protein phosphatase 1G, translating into MGAYLSQPNTAKTSSDGGNGNMSYGFSAMQGWRVSMEDAHNCIPEFDEETAMFAVYDGHGGEEVALYCSKYLPDIIKEQKTYKDGKLQKALEDAFLAIDSRMTTEEVIKELVQIAGRPTEEPPAEKVAEEDDLETEEAALLHEEATMTIEELLVRYGQNRNAVKHAAAISAAAKKATSHPEASGDKGEGGHGKKKEGVNGEVEEESNGKVKEGEGAACLSKLRACRRTGGGDSSGAASDCGGSGSSNGEEKAGKAEGDAGPSCSSLSSKAAGDSKSRFFDDSEESEEGEEEDGSDEEDGSEEEEGDSSELEEEEDTEEGEEDSEDEEEDEVCLPGMDGKEEPGSDSGTTAVVALIRGKQLIVANAGDSRCVVSERGKAVDMSYDHKPEDEVELARIKNAGGKVTMDGRVNGGLNLSRAIGDHFYKRNKALPPEEQMISAMPDVKVLTLNEDHDFMVIACDGIWNVLSSQEVVDFISERIKPDQTGNVRSLSSIVEELLDHCLAPDTSGDGTGCDNMTCVIVTLRPHPSSAQSDDTKKRKHQEEAEGTELEENGNDSKKAKSD; encoded by the exons ATGGGGGCTTATCTGTCGCAACCTAACACAGCCAAGACCTCTTCCGATGGCGGCAACGGCAACATGAGCTACGGTTTCTCTGCCATGCAGGGCTGGCGTGTCTCCATGGAG gatgcTCACAATTGCATTCCAGAGTTTGATGAGGAGACAGCCATGTTTGCTGTGTATGATGGACATGGAG GTGAAGAGGTGGCTCTGTACTGTTCAAAGTACCTTCCTGACATCATCAAAGAGCAGAAAACCTACAAAGATGGCAAACTCCAAAAG GCTCTGGAGGATGCATTCTTGGCCATCGACAGCAGAATGACCACAGAGGAAGTCATCAAAGAGCTGGTCCAGATTGCTGGACGGCCCACTGAGGAACCTCCGGCTGAAAAAGTGGCAGAGGAGGATGACT tggagacagaggaagcagcTTTGCTCCATGAAGAAGCCACAATGACCATAGAGGAGCTGCTTGTGCGCTACGGCCAGAACCGCAATGCTGTGAAGCATGCAGCTGCCATCAG TGCGGCTGCTAAGAAGGCGACCTCGCACCCCGAAGCCTCAGGAGACAAAGGGGAAGGTGGGCATGGAAAGAAGAAGGAGGGGGTAAATggggaggtggaagaggagagcAACGGGAAGGTGAAGGAAGGCGAAGGAGCTGCATGCTTGTCTAAGCTGCGAGCCTGTCGGAGAACGGGAGGAGGAGACAGCAGTGGTGCAG CAAGTGACTGTGGCGGGTCAGGAAGCTCCAATGGCGAAGAAAAGGCTGGTAAGGCAGAAGGAGATGCAGgtccctcctgctcctctttgtcctccaaGGCTGCAGGAGATTCCAAGTCCAGGTTCTTTGATGACAGTGAGGAATCtgaggagggggaagaggaggacggCAGTGATGAAGAG GATGGCAgcgaagaggaagagggtgacAGCAGTGagttggaggaagaggaggacacagaggagggagaggaagactctgaggatgaagaggaggatgaagtgTGTCTACCTGGAATGGACGGCAAGGAGGAG CCTGGCTCAGACAGCGGCACCACAGCTGTCGTGGCTTTGATCCGAGGAAAACAACTGATCGTGGCCAATGCTGGAGACTCTCGCTGCGTGGTGTCTGAGCGCG GCAAAGCTGTCGACATGTCATATGACCACAAGCCAGAGGACGAGGTGGAACTGGCTCGCATCAAAAACGCTGGAGGGAAAGTGACCATGGATGGACGGGTCAATGGTGGACTGAACCTTTCCAGAGCCATCG GCGACCACTTCTATAAGAGGAACAAGGCTTTGCCACCAGAGGAGCAGATGATATCTGCGATGCCAGACGTCAAAGTTCTGACACTTAATGAGGACCACGACTTCATGGTCATCGCCTGCGACGGCATCTG GAACGTGTTGAGCAGTCAGGAGGTGGTGGACTTCATCAGTGAGAGGATCAAACCTGACCAGACTGGCAATGTCAGATCCCTCTCATCCATAGTGGAAGAG CTGTTGGACCACTGTTTGGCCCCTGACACATCTGGAGACGGAACAGGATGTGACAACATGACCTGCGTCATCGTCACCCTCCGGCCACACCCGTCCTCTGCTCAGTCAGACGAcacaaagaagaggaagcatcaggaggaggcagaagggacagagctggaggagaatgGAAACGACagcaaaaaggctaaaagtgaCTAA
- the mis12 gene encoding protein MIS12 homolog yields MARETREEEMDTAGMVDEEAATLKLYETQFFGFTPQTCMLRVYSAFQDSLYDILPVVEKVCVRQLSKGESDGAEELLRSRARECSRKLQQYLEERFKQLSERMEELLLSRCFSVPPNVLLPEDKSHNKHPQNTQEVLRLESSLADLQRAYEAEVCARQALLAELEEQREVQKQLDGLLTWVRELQVAWVREGNSSFHESFRLVMESVKKLQEAVREVCSKAPH; encoded by the exons ATGGCGCGGGAAACCCGGGAAGAAGAGATGGACACCGCCGGAATGGTGGACGAGGAGGCGGCCACTTTAAAACTGTACGAGACACAGTTTTTTGGCTTCACCCCGCAGACTTGCATGTTGCGGGTGTACAGCGCCTTCCAGGACAGCCTGTATGACATTTTACCCGTCGtggagaaggtgtgtgtgagacagctGAGCAAAGGCGAGTCGGACGGCGCCGAGGAGCTGCTCCGGTCCCGGGCCAGAGAGTGCAGCCGGAAACTGCAGCAGTACCTCGAGGAGCGGTTCAAGCAGCTGTCGGAGCggatggaggagctgctgttgAGCCGCTGCTTCTCCGTGCCGCCAAATGTCCTGCTGCCCGAGGACAAGTCCCACAACAAACACCCTCAAAACACACAG GAGGTGCTGAGGCTGGAGTCGTCCCTTGCTGACCTCCAGAGAGCCTACGAAGCAGAAGTGTGTGCCAGACAGGCCCTGCTCgctgagctggaggagcagagggaggtgcAGAAGCAGCTGGATGGACTCCTGACGTGGGTCAGAGAGCTCCAGGTGGCCTGGGTGAGGGAAGGTAACAGCAGCTTCCATGAAAGTTTCCGGCTGGTGATGGAGTCCGTAAAGAAACTGCAGGAGGCTGTCAGGGAGGTCTGCAGCAAGGCGCCTCACTGA
- the LOC121604306 gene encoding delta-like protein D, with product MGRLCLLLVVTLSLLTCQVLCSGVFELKLQEFLNKKGVTGNANCCPGGSAHPQGQHQQCECKTFFRVCLKHYQANVSPEPPCTYGGAVTPVLGSNSFQVPETNADSFTNPIRFPFGFTWPGTFSLIIEALHTDSLDDLTTDNPERLISRITTQRHLTVGEEWSKDMQTAGRTELRYSYRFLCDEHYYGEGCSVFCRPRDDAFGHFTCGERGEIICNSGWKGQYCTEPICLPGCDEEHGFCDKPGECKCRVGFSGRYCDDCIRYPGCLHGTCQQPWQCNCQEGWGGLFCNQDLNYCTHHKPCLNGATCTNTGQGSYTCSCLPGYTGASCEIQVNECSGNPCRNGGSCTDNDNSYKCTCPPGFYGNNCELSANTCADGPCFNGGRCADNPEGGYFCQCPMGYAGFNCEKKIDHCSSNPCLNGAECVDLVNSYLCQCAEGFSGLNCEDSSSISGYCLSFPCENGGTCQEEVSGYTCTCPPGYTGENCSSPISRCHHNPCHNGATCHERDGRYVCACVPGYGGHNCQFLLPKVPRVQPVVDGPDRRYSSPDRDDVVDEEDDDSGFPWTAVCAGIFLVLVILIGCSVLVVYIRVKLQERHSHHGDSVHSDSHETMNNLTTTNNCLRSDKELGTMMTTSIKNTNKKADYHSDLAGSLGGLSGISGLNGSEKNGFKTRYPSVEYNLVHELRPEELSLCKEEGGNEPEVKCEMLDESDSEEDYRKRHNSDASEKKQADESPSCSEAKYQSSCDLNCHAASDLKYQSTSDIKYQSTTDVEYHSPSDSRYQCTTDTKYQSVYVMSDQKDECVIATEV from the exons ATGGGACGCCTGTGTCTGCTCCTGGTTGTCACTCTCTCCCTACTCACCTGCCAG GTGCTGTGCTCCGGAGTTTTcgagctgaagctgcaggagttCCTCAACAAGAAAGGGGTGACGGGGAACGCCAACTGCTGCCCCGGAGGCTCTGCCCATCCGCAGGGCCAGCACCAGCAGTGCGAGTGCAAGACTTTCTTTCGGGTTTGTCTGAAACACTACCAGGCCAACGTCTCCCCCGAGCCTCCCTGCACGTACGGCGGGGCTGTGACTCCCGTCCTCGGCTCCAACTCCTTCCAGGTGCCGGAGACCAACGCGGACAGCTTCACCAACCCCATCCGCTTCCCCTTCGGCTTCACATGGCCA ggGACGTTTTCACTGATCATTGAAGCTCTGCACACTGACTCCCTGGACGACCTGACAACAG ACAACCCGGAGCGCCTGATCAGCAGGATCACCACTCAGCGTCACCTCACCGTGGGAGAAGAGTGGTCCAAGGACATGCAGACAGCCGGCAGAACTGAGCTGCGTTACTCCTACCGCTTCCTTTGTGATGAGCACTACTACGGCGAGGGCTGCTCCGTCTTCTGCCGGCCCAGAGATGACGCCTTTGGGCACTTCACCTGCGGCGAGCGCGGGGAGATCATATGCAACTCTGGCTGGAAGGGACAGTACTGCACTGAAC CAATCTGTCTTCCTGGCTGTGATGAAGAACACGGCTTCTGTGATAAACCTGGAGAGTGCAA GTGTCGCGTGGGCTTCAGTGGGCGTTACTGTGATGACTGTATCCGTTATCCAGGCTGCCTCCATGGCACCTGCCAACAGCCCTGGCAATGCAACTGCCAGGAGGGCTGGGGTGGGCTTTTCTGCAACCAGG ATCTGAACTACTGCACACACCATAAGCCTTGTCTCAATGGAGCCACCTGTACCAACACCGGCCAGGGCAGCTACACTTGCTCCTGTCTGCCCGGATACACCGGTGCCAGCTGTGAGATCCAAGTCAACGAATGTTCTGGAAACCCCTGTCGCAATGGAGGCAGCTGCACT GACAACGATAACAGCTATAAGTGCACCTGCCCACCTGGTTTCTATGGCAACAACTGTGAGTTAAGCGCCAACACCTGCGCAGATGGGCCCTGCTTCAATGGCGGGCGTTGCGCCGACAACCCTGAAGGTGGCTACTTCTGTCAGTGCCCGATGGGATACGCTGGCTTCAACTGCGAGAAGAAAATTGACCACTGCTCCTCCAACCCCTGTTTAAACG GTGCAGAATGTGTGGATCTGGTGAACTCATACCTCTGTCAGTGTGCTGAGGGATTTTCAGGTCTGAACTGTGAGGACAGCAGCAGTATCTCTGGATACTGCCTGTCCTTCCCTTGTGAGAATGGTGGCACGTGTCAGGAGGAAGTGAGCGGCTACACCTGTACTTGCCCTCCAG GGTATACTGGTGAAAACTGCAGCTCCCCCATCTCCCGCTGCCATCACAACCCCTGCCACAATGGAGCCACCTGCCACGAGCGTGATGGTCGCTACGTTTGCGCCTGTGTGCCTGGCTACGGCGGTCACAACTGCCAGTTCCTCTTACCAAAGGTGCCCAGGGTTCAGCCAGTCGTGGATGGACCGGATCGGCGATATTCTTCCCCAGATCGCGACGACGTTGTAGACGAGGAGGATGACGACAGCGGATTCCCCTGGACGGCTGTGTGTGCCGGCATCTTCCTCGTTCTTGTGATCCTGATCGGCTGCTCAGTGCTGGTGGTCTACATTCGGGTCAAACTGCAGGAGCGGCACAGTCACCACGGCGACAGTGTCCACAGTGACAGCCACGAGACCATGAACAACCTGACAACCACCAACAATTGTCTCCGCAGTGACAAGGAACTGGGCACGATGATGACAACGTCaattaaaaacaccaacaaGAAGGCGGATTACCATTCAGACCTCGCTGGGTCACTGGGTGGTCTGAGTGGAATCAGCGGGCTCAACGGATCAGAGAAGAACGGCTTTAAGACTCGCTACCCCAGTGTGGAGTACAACCTGGTCCACGAGCTCCGGCCTGAGGAGCTGTCGCTGTGTAAAGAAGAGGGCGGCAATGAGCCAGAGgttaaatgtgaaatgctgGATGAGTCTGACTCAGAGGAAGACTACAGGAAGAGACATAACAG CGATGCATCGGAAAAGAAACAAGCAGATGAGTCACCAAGCTGCAGCGAAGCAAAATATCAGTCATCCTGTGATTTGAACTGTCACGCGGCAAGTGATCTTAAATACCAGTCAACCAGTGACATCAAATACCAGTCAACCACTGATGTCGAATACCACAGTCCCAGTGACAGCAGGTACCAGTGTACCACCGACACCAAATACCAGTCTGTCTACGTCATGTCGGACCAGAAGGATGAATGTGTCATCGCTACAGAG GTATGA